Proteins co-encoded in one Gopherus evgoodei ecotype Sinaloan lineage chromosome 4, rGopEvg1_v1.p, whole genome shotgun sequence genomic window:
- the GPR68 gene encoding ovarian cancer G-protein coupled receptor 1 — translation MQDFTQKVTGNSSTNCTINHSIHQTLSPTIYILVFGVGLPANCLSLYYGYLQIRAKNELGIYLCNLTIADLFYIFSLPFWLQYVLQHDNWTYDANLCKICGILLYENIYISVGFLCCISIDRYLAVVHPFRFYQFRTIKAAVVVSIIIWGKEILMSWFVFKHADISMDAESHIICFEHYPIKDWEHNINYYRFFGGFLFPFFLLLFSYCGILRVVRKSHGTQKKTKIQIKRLVSSTVIIFLVCFGPYHILLVIRSLFENSCMFAEKIFNIYHFSLLLTSFNCVADPVLYCFSSESTYQNFVKMRDSGLTCLRCLRTKTQVSYQLKTLETLRKSNSVPAVEEPELLNKLHTVNEMKDSSMVSIDRL, via the coding sequence ATGCAGGATTTCACACAGAAAGTGACTGGGAATAGTTCTACTAACTGTACCATTAATCACAGCATACACCAGACTTTATCCCCCACTATATACATACTTGTCTTTGGAGTAGGTCTCCCAGCTAACTGCCTCTCGCTGTACTATGGATACCTACAGATCAGGGCCAAAAATGAACTGGGGATCTATCTGTGCAATTTGACTATAGCAGACCTGTTCTACATCTTCTCTTTGCCTTTCTGGCTCCAGTACGTTTTGCAGCATGACAACTGGACCTATGACGCAAATCTGTGCAAAATCTGTGGCATACTCCTGTATGAAAACATCTACATCAGTGTgggcttcctctgctgcatctcCATTGACCGCTATCTAGCAGTGGTACATCCTTTTCGTTTCTATCAGTTTCGGACAATAAAGGCTGCTGTGGTAGTGAGCATCATAATCTGGGGCAAGGAAATTCTGATGAGCTGGTTTGTCTTTAAGCATGCTGATATTAGTATGGATGCAGAGAGTCATATAATATGCTTTGAACATTATCCCATCAAAGATTGGGAGCACAACATCAATTACTACCGCTTCTTTGGTGGcttccttttccccttcttcctaCTGCTCTTTTCTTACTGTGGCATTTTGCGAGTTGTCCGCAAGAGCCATGGTACGCAAAAGAAGACAAAAATCCAAATTAAACGTCTAGTTTCAAGCACAGTTATAATTTTCTTGGTTTGCTTTGGACCATACCACATCCTGTTGGTAATTCGCAGCTTGTTTGAGAACAGCTGCATGTTTGCAGAGAAAATCTTTAACATTTACCACTTTTCTCTCTTGTTGACTAGTTTTAACTGTGTTGCTGACCCAGTATTGTACtgcttttccagtgagagcacctACCAGAATTTTGTCAAAATGAGAGACTCTGGTTTAACATGCCTAAGATGTTTAAGGACTAAAACCCAGGTATCCTACCAGCTGAAAACTCTAGAAACCCTCAGAAAAAGCAACAGTGTACCAGCAGTTGAAGAGCCAGAGTTATTAAACAAACTACATACTGTCAATGAAATGAAAGACTCCTCCATGGTCAGTATAGACAGACTCTAG